In the genome of bacterium, the window ATAGGCCGTGTATTTCGCACCGCCAGCCTTGGCCAGCGTCTTCGTAATCGCAGCCGTCAACGACGTCTTGCCATGGTCAACGTGACCAATCGTCCCAATGTTTACGTGCGGCTTATTCCGCTCAAACTTCTCTTTTGACATGATTGTCTCCTATAGAATCAATATGTTAGGCAGCTTTGGCTTTAATTTCGTCGGCCACATGGGTCGGCACATCGCCATAGTGAGCGAACACCATGGAATATTGCGCACGGCCCTGGGTCATGGAGCGCAGCGTGTTCACATAGCCAAACATGTTGGCCAGAGGCACGAAGGCGTTCACCACCTGGGCGTTGCCACGCGGGTCCATCCCGGTGATCTGGCCGCGGCGGGAGTTCAAATCGCCGATGACGTCGCCCATGTATTCTTCCGGGGTAACGACTTCGACTTTCATGATCGGCTCGAGCAGCTTCGGACCGGCCTTGGGCATGCCTTCACGGAAGGCAGCGCGGGCCGCGATTTCGAATGCCAGGGAGCTTGAATCCACATCGTGGTATGCGCCGTCCACCAGACGGGCTTTGAAATCGATGCAGGGATAGCCGGCAATAACGCCCGTGTTTTGAGCAGCCGCCAGGCCTTTTTCCACACCCGGGATATATTCCTTGGGAACGGAACCGCCAACGATTTTGCTTTCAAATTCATAGCCTTTGCCGGTTTCATTCGGCTCGAACTCGATGATGACGCGAGCAAACTGACCGGAACCACCCGACTGTTTCTTGTGGGTGTAGTCCATGGTGTAGGGTTTGCTGATGGTTTCGCGGTAGGCCACCTGGGGGGCACCTACGTTGGCTTCCACCTTGAATTCGCGCTTCATGCGGTCGACGATGATCTCGAGGTGGAGCTCGCCCATACCTTTGATCACGGTCTGGCCGGTTTCCTGATCGGTCATCACGCGGAAGGAGGGATCCTCCTGAGCCAGACGGGAGAGAGCAACGCCCATTTTCTCCTGGTCGGCTTTCGATTTCGGCTCAACGGCCATCTCGATTACCGGCTCTGGGAATTCCATGCGCTCAAGAATCACCTTGTTGTCGGGATCGCAGAGCGTGTCACCGGTGGTCGTGTCTTTCAGACCGGCCAGTGCGATGATATCGCCAGCGTAAGCTTCCTTGATATCCTCACGGCTGTTTGCGTGCATCAGCAGCATACGGCCGATGCGCTCACGGCTGTCTTTGACGGAGTTGTAAACGTAGCTGGCACCCTCAAGTTTGCCGGAATAGATACGGGCGAAGGTAAGCGAACCCACGAACGGATCGGTCATGATCTTGAAGGCCAGAGCAGCAAACGGCTCTTTATCGTCAGCCTTGCGTGTCACTTCCTCGTCCGTGCCGAATTTCACGCCTTTGATGGCGGGAATATCGATCGGGGACGGGAGGAAATCCAACACGGCATCGAGCATCGGCTGAACGCCTTTGTTCTTGAATGCCGTACCGTTGAGAACGGGTACAAATTTACCGGTGATGGTGCCTTTGCGGATGCATTTTTTCAGGGTAGCCTCGTCCGGCTCTTTGCCTTCCAGGTAGGCTTCCATGGCGGCGTCGTCCATTTCAACGGCCATTTCGATCAGTTTTTCGCGATATTCCTTCGCCTGCTCTTTGAAGGCATCGGGGATTTCGCTGTATTCGAACTCAGCACCCAGGGTCTCGGCCTTCCAGGTGATGGCTTTCATTTTCACCAGGTCGATCATGCCCTGATATTCGTCTTCGGCACCCATGGGGAGCTGAACCGGCATGGCGTTGGCGCCAAGGCGGTCCTTCATCATGTCCACGCAGCGGAAGAAGTTGGCGCCCACGCGGTCCATCTTGTTGACGAAGCACATGCGGGGAACGCCGTATTTGTCGGCCTGACGCCATACGGTCTCAGACTGCGGCTCCACGCCGGCTACGGAATCGAACACGCAGATGGCGCCGTCGAGCACGCGCAGCGAACGTTCCACCTCGATGGTGAAATCCACGTGGCCGGGGGTATCGATGATGTTGATGCGGTGATCACCCCAGTAGCAGGTAGTGGCGGCGGACGTAATCGTGATACCGCGCTCCTGCTCCTGCTCCATCCAGTCCATCGTGGCGGCACCTTCGTGCACTTCACCGATTTTATGGGATTTACCGGTGTAATACAGGATACGCTCAGTGGTGGTGGTCTTACCGGCGTCGATGTGGGCCATGATGCCGATATTGCGGTATTTCTCGATAGGAGTCTGGCGGGCCATATATATCCTGAAAGGGCTAGAAACTTGAAATGCGAAAAGCCGGGCTGCAAGAGCCCGGCATCAATACTACCAGCGGAAGTGGGAGAAAGCCTTGTTGGCTTCGGCCATCTTGTGGGTGTCTTCACGCTTTTTCACGGCACCGCCGCGCATGTTGAAGGCATCCAGCAGCTCACCGCTCAGGCGGCCGCGCATGGTGCGCTCGCTGCGGTTGCGGGCGGCATTGATGATCCAGCGCAGAGCCAGGGCCTGACGGCGGGCTTCGCGAACTTCCATCGGCACCTGATAGGTGGCACCACCGACGCGGCGGGAGCGAACTTCGATGGAGGGCTTCACGTTATCGAGGGCTTTCTCGAACACTTCCAGCGGGTCACCGTTGCCCTTGCCGGAAAGCGTGTCGAACGCACCGTAGACGATGCTTTCGGCCACGGAGCGCTTGCCATGTTCCATGATGGAGTTGATGAATTTGCTGACCACGATGTTGCCGAACTTGGCATCGGGGTGAACTTCACGCGGTTCTGCGCGACGACGACGAGACATGGTAACTCCTTATTTCGGACGTTTGGCGCCGTAGGACGAACGACGCTGACGACGTTTGCTAACACCTTGAGTATCCAGCGTACCACGGATGATGTGGTAGCGGACCCCCGGCAAATCTTTTACACGGCCACCGCGGATGAGCACTACGGAGTGTTCCTGCAGGTTGTGGCCTTCACCCGGGATGTAGGCGGTGACTTCGAAGCCGTTGGTCAGGCGAACACGGGCTACTTTACGGAGAGCCGAGTTCGGCTTCTTTGGCGTGGTGGTGTATACGCGGGTGCATACGCCGCGTTTTTGGGGGCATGCTTGCATGGCGGGAACCTTGTTCCGCTTGCCTTGGGCGCTGCGCCCATGGCGCACCAGCTGATTCATCGTTGGCATATTCTTGTCTACTATCCTGCAGGTTGCGACAGATATTCTCTCCCAAAGCGACCGGCAGGCCGCGGGAAGGCGCATACATAGTGAGATGGATGTATGCCGTCAAGCGAAAATAGAGGAATCTTTAAGGATTTTGGCAAGGGAAATTGTTTTGTTGCTTCCCGCTTCGCGTTGCTACGCAATGAAGCAGTCGCTGGCGCGACGCTCTCGGCAGCCCCACCTGCTCGCAGGTCAATATGAATCAATAACTTAAGGAAACGGCAGCAAAGGCCTACGCCCTGCGCTGCGAGCACCCCCTAGCGGCCGCGCTGCCCCTTGTCCCGCGCGGCGGAAACACCGGCGACGGCTTCGGTGAATTTGCCAGCCAGGTTCAGCCCCTGGGCGGCCAGCTGCTTGATGAGGTCCTTGGATTCTTCATAGGAGGAAAGCTGACCGGTAAGAAAATTCATGTGCTCCTGTTCCAGCCGGTCGATCTCCTGGTCTACCTGTTTCATCACCTTTTTTATCAGTTGGGCCGGGGGGATTTTGTTGCCGCCGCCGGACTGGGAAGAGCTGGTATCCACCCTCTCCTGCTTCAGCAGCATGGCAATGCGGCGCTTGAGCTCGGGGTTATCCACCTCGTGCAGCAGGCGCTGCAGCTGGGCGATGGAGAGTTTGGGCCCTCCGCGCTCCATCTCCTCAATACGGCGGAGAAGTTTGGAGGCATCGCGCACCAGATCGTCCAGTTCCTCAAGCTCCACTTTATAATTGTCGTTCACCGTATCGGCCAGGGCCGCGGCGAAGAGCATGGCATATTTCTCATAATGCCCCTGAAGGCGAAGCCCCAGAGTGCCGAGATATTGCCAGTCGCTTTCCGCCACATGGCGCTTGGGATCGAAAACCGAGCGAGCCTTGCCGCCAAACACGCCACTTTTGGTTTTAAAAGCCGCACGCAGGGCCAAAGGATGCATGATCTGCAGCCAGATGTTGGCAAGCGCCCGCCTGCCCTGCTCGGCAATGGCGGCTTTGGCGTCCAGCACCGGCAGGTGGGTTTTGCGGACGGATTCCTCCTCCAGCATGGCGGGGGCGTTTTTTGAGGCGTGCTTTAATTGCTGAAAAAAGCCCCCGAGATAGATCATGCCGTTCAGAAAATCTTCGGGCTCGAGCCTTTCCCAGCTGCCGTGGGCGGTGGCGGCATGCCGGCTGGGTGGGCGATAGCGCTCCGCCACGCGGTAGCGCAATTGCTGGCGCAACCCCTCCGTATCGCGCCCGTAGCGGGCTTGAAACTCCATGATATCCAGCAGCATGATTTCTTCGGGCACGTCCACGTCCCGCGCATGGCGGATGAGGCTGCGCTTCTGTTCCCGCGCGAGTTTGGCGGTTTTTTCATGCTGGTCATCCTGGTCTTCCCAATAAATATGGGGGCCCGCGCCCATCCAGCGGGAGCGCTGACGCATGGACTGAAGGTAAAAGGCAACCGAGGAAACAGTGAGATCCGGATGGGCGGCATCCCCGGCAGACCAGGCGCGGATGAGATCGTGATACGCCTCCACCGGCGGGCGCAGGTCCCGCCGCCCGGCTTTCAGGCCGCTTTCATCCTCGAGTGACCGTATCTCGCGATAGAGCCCGTCAAGCATTTCCAGCAGAAGGGTTTTTTTGTTATCTGTTGCCATGCAATATAGTTGCGAGAAGCCGAATCAGGATGTTACATGCACACTATATAATAAGTGGTAAGCATGGGAAACATTCGTGCCGGGACCTAACACCGTTGGACAGATTCTTGGCATCGCCGCCTCCACGCGTCCGGATTCCGTCAACCGCCTGTTGCTCAAGCATGTATTTAAGCTGCTAGAATCCCAAGGGATTGCCTGCGTCAGCCCCGATTATGCCGAGCTGGACGCCCCTTCTTACAGCGATATGGGCTATCAGCAGCAGGGCATGCCGCCCGGCCCGGCCAAGCTGGTGACCATGATGGGCCGCTGCAATGCCATGATCATCGCCGTGCCGGAATATAACTGGTCCTACCCCGGAAGCCTGAAAAACATCGTCGACTGGGTCTCCTGCCTCAAGCCATGCCCGCTGGCCGGGCTGCCGATATTGCTGCTGGCGGCCTCGCCCTCGCTGCAGGGCGGCGTGAAGGGGCTGATCCATTTCCGCGTGCCGCTGGAGGCATTGGGCGGCTATGTTTATCCCAAGCTTTTCACCGTTTCCGACGCGCTGAACGTGATGGACGAGCACGCCATCACCCATCCCCGCATCCGGGACGGGCTGGCGGAAACGGTGACGGGATTCCTTGATTACAGCCGGAGGTTAAGCGGCGTATGAAAGTAGCGGTGATCGGATCGGGCCTGGCGGGCCTTACAGCGGCATGGCTGCTTTCACGCGAATATGAGGTGCATCTGTTCGAGGCTTCGCCCACCATCGGCGGGCTGTGCCAGACGGTGGATGCAACCGTGGAGGGCAAAAGCTTCCCGGTCGATATCGGCTTTATGCTGTATAACGATAAGAATTACGGCAACCTGTGCAACCTGTTGCGGCAGCTCGGGGTGGAAGGGCACACGGCGCAGCTGGGCTTCAGCCTGCATGAGGACGGGGCGGATATTCCGTTTGAATATGCCAACAAAAATCTGGATTCCATGTTTGCGCAGCGCTGGCGGCTTTTGGATGCGCAACACTGGCGCATGCTGCTGGATATCATGAAATTCAACCGCTTCGTTACGCGCATGCTGGCCGGCGGCATTCAGCCAGGCGTGCCACTGGCGGATTTTCTGAAACAGTCCCGTGTCAGCAAACGCCTGGTGGAGCGCTATCTGCTGCCGATGGGTGGCGCGCTTTTTGCCACCTCAATGGTGGATATGCTGGCATTTCCCGCAGCAAGCTTTTTACGCCATCTGCAACAGCATGGCCTGCTTTATGGCGCGGAACCGCGTGAATGGCGCAGTATCAAAGGAGGCAGCCAGGCGCTGCTGCAAAAGCTGATTGAGCCATTTAAGGAACGTATTTACGTCAATGAGTCGGTGACGTCGCTTGAGCGGCTTGAGCTGGGCGTCAATATCAAAACCTCACTGGACAAGGAAGAGCATTTCAACCACGCCGTGATCGCCTGCCATCCAGATAAGTCCCTGAAATTTCTTAAACTTCTTTCCGCCGAAGAGCATGCTTTGCTGAGCTGCTTCAATCACCACGTCAACCGCGCCGTATTGCATACGGACACGGCGCTGATGCCGCAGAACCAGGCCTGCTGGACCAGCCATAACGTGATGAGCTTCACCGGAGACAGCCACCGCAGCGGGCAGCAGATACCCCTTACCTACTGGCTGAACGTCATCCAGTCGCTGCCGGTGGAAAAGCCGGTATTGCTGTCGCTCAACCCGACCATTGAGCCGGATAAGGAAAAGACACTCGGCGAATATGCCCTGCCCACGCCGCAGCTCAACACCAATGCAAGCAAGGCGCAGACGCGCATCAAAACCATCCAGGGCAAGGGCGGGTTCTGGTATTGCGGGGCCTATCAGATGTGCGGCACGGCGGAAGACGCCGTCTATTCCGCCATCCGCGTGGCCAAGGATCTGGGTGTGACGATTCCGTGGGATATTACCTGAGATGATTCTCGGACAGGCCTTATCCAAAACGCTGCTTGCCGCGCTCAAGCACATGAAGCTGGGGCAATTCACCCTCACCCTGCCCGATGGCGGGCAGCATCATTTCCAGGGCACGCTGCCGGGGCCGACGGCACGGGTAAACATCCATGACTGGAACGTGATCAGCCGTCTGGTGACCAACAGCGATGCCGGATTCGCCGAGGATTACCGCGACGGCAAATGGGACACGGACGATCTGCCCGGCTTTCTTACATTGGTGGGGCTGAACGAGGCCAAACTCGAGACCTTTTACCAGAGCACCTGGTGGGCCAAGCTGGTGCTTGGCTTCAAAAAGCTGATGCATTCGCACATGCGTTTCGACATCAAAAACCATGTGAAGGCGCATACGGACCTCGGCAATGAATTCTATGAGCTCTGGCTGGATCCCAGCATGAGCTTTTCCGGCGCCATTTTTGAAGGAAAGGACGGCGACCTGGAAGCGGCGCAGCAGCGCAAGCACCGCCGCATTCTCGAGCGCCTTAAAGGCAGAGGGCAATTGCTGGAAATCGGCTTCGGCTGGGGCGGATTTGCCGAAGAGGCCGTGAAGGCCGGGCATGAGGTGACGGGCATCACCCGCTCGCCGGAGCAGCTGAGCTATGCCAGCGCCAGGCTGGCGGATGCCGTAAAACGCCATGTGGCCCGGCTCAAGCTGATGGATTTTCGCGAGGTGAAGCAGGCGTTCGACCATATTGTGTCGATTGAGACGTTTGAGGCGGTGGGCGAGCGGGAATGGCCGGGGTTTTTCGCCCATCTGGCGCAATGCCTGAAACGGCAGGGGCGCGCGGTGATCCAGACCATCACGGTGAATGACTCGATCTTCACCGAATACCGCAAACGCAGCGAAATGATCCAGCAATACAGCTTTCCCGGGGGGATGCTGCCCTCTCCCTCGCGCTTTGCGGAAGAGGCGCAAAAGGCCGGGCTTAAGGTGATGGACGTCTATGAGTTCAGCAAGGATTACGCCATCACGCTCAGGCACTGGCTGAAATGTTTCGACGAGCAGCGCGAGCAGGTGAAAAAACTCGGGTTTGATGAAGGCTTCATCCGGCTCTGGCGTTTTTACCTGAGCCATTGCATCGCGGGCTTCGCCACGGAGCGCACGCAGGTTTATCAGTATGAGCTTGCGCATGCCTAAAGCCCCCGCACGGTTGCCGAAGAACCAGCTGCTGTTCTACGGCTTCATCGGGCTGCCGCTCGCCATGGGCGGGCTGCCGCTGTTCATGCATATTCCGCCGCTGTTCACGGGGCATTACGGCATTTCGATGGGCAGCATCGCCACGGTGCTGATCGCCATCCGCATGCTGGATGCCGTGGCGGACCCGTTCATCGGCCATTTCAGCGACCGTTACGGCAGCACCCTGCCCCGCCAGCGGCGGCTGGTGGCCATCGGCTCCATCGGCCTGGCGCTTGGACTTTGGGGGTTTTCCGTTCCCCTGCCTATGGAGCATGCAACGGCATGTTTTGCCTTTCTGCTGGCATTCTGCGCGCTTTCCTACAGCCTGACGATGATCAACACGCTGGCGCTCGGCGCATGCCTTTCCCGCGGGTATGAGGAGCAGAACCGCATCAGCGCCTGGCGCGAGGGCTTCAGCCTGCTTGGCGTGCTGCTCGCCTCCACCCTGCCGATGGTGCTGGCGGAAAAGGGCGACCATCTGGGGACGATGGGCTGGTTCGCCCTGCTTTGCAGCGTCGGTACGGTGGCGGCGCTCATCCTGCTGAGCCGCCTGGCGCCGGACCATCATTACATCAAAGAGCGCATGCACAGCGCCGCAGGAGCATGGAAGGCCATGTTCGCGCCGCTCAGGGAATCGCATATGCGGTGGATACTGGCCGTTGCGCTCAGTAACGCCATTGCGGTGTGCGTGCCATTGACACTTGCAATCTATTACATTCAAGACGTCATACAAGCCTATGAATACAATGGTGCTTTTGTTGGCGTCTATTTTCTCACCGGCGCGGTGTGCATGCCTTTCTGGCTGAAGCGCAGCCGCAGGCTCGGCAAAAAGCGGAGCTGGATGGCAGCCATGGCGGTATCGGCCTGTAGTTTTGCGTTCGCCGCCTTCCTGAAGGCAGGAGATGAGGGGCTTTTTCTGGTGGTTTGCGTGCTTTCCGGCATCGGACTTGGGGCGGATCTGGTGTTCGGCCCTTCCATGATGGGCGATGTGATCCATGAAATGAAGGACCATCAGCAGCCCGGGCTGGTGTTCGGGCTCTGGAACTTCATGAACAAAAGCGCACTGACGCTGGCGGCGGCCATCGCCCTGCCCCTGCTGGCGCTGGCGGGTTATACTCCCGCGCAGGCTTCGCCGCCGGAAGCCATCCGCGCATTGGCTTGCGCCTATGCGCTTTTGCCGCTGTTGTTCAAGGCAATCGCTTTCGTGCTGCTGTGGAAAAGTCCGCTGGACGGGCAGTTTAGGCAGGAGCCCTGATTTCCATTATTCAGGGGATGCGCCATGGATCCCCGGTTGCCGCTGCGCGGCACCGAGGATGACGAAGAATCGAGCGGCATAGCTTGATTTATTTTTTAGCCAGCATGTATTCCAGCTTGCGGAGCGCGGTGCGCTTGAGCGCCTCCTCCTGCCCGAGCGGGCCGCTGACGACCACCTCCTTGCCCGTGGCCTCATCCAGCGCGGCGACACGAAGCATATTGCCTACCTGCCGTATTTCGAAAAAGATGCTGCCGTTTGCACTCATGCCAGTTTGCGCGCCTCGTCCACCAGCATGATGGGGATACCGTCGCGTATCGGGTAGGCCAGCTTGGCCGAGGGGCTGACGAGCTCCTGCTTTTTGGCATCATATTCCAGCGGCTGCTTGGTAAGCGGGCATACCAGCACCTCCAGCAATTTGGGGTCCACTTTATGTTCGCTACCGGCGGTTTTGGCCATGAGATGCGTCCTTTGCGCGGGAAATGAAATTTCTTTTCTTTTAGCAAAAACGCGCTTGCAATGGCGAAGAATTTTACTATGCTCCGCCCACATTTTCGCCCCGGCCTTCGATTGAAGGAGATAGCGGGCGCTTTCGGATGCGGGTGTAGCTCAGGGGTAGAGCACGACCTTGCCAAGGTCGGGGTCGAGGGTTCGAATCCCTTCACCCGCTCCAGATTGAAGCCAGCGACCGCTGGCTTTTTTGTTTGCGCTTCGGAGTGACCTTATGAATCGCCTCCTGCCGTTCCTGTTTCTTTTTACGCTGGCTGGCTGCGCCATGGGCGAAGTCACGCTGCGCAACCCGCAGAGCAAACAGAGCGTGAGCTGTAACGGGTATGATTCGGCCTGTATCGCGGATTATAAGAAGCTGGGCTTCAAGCCGGTGGAAGACGAAGAGAAGAAATAACCCCTATTTTGCCGCCACTTCCTTTTCCGGCTTTTCAATACGGAATGCCGGGAAGGATACGGATACAGCAGTGCCGATGCCCGGCTGGCTCTGGATAGCCAGGTCGCCGCCGTGAATTTCGGTAAACATGCGGCAGAGCGGCAGGCCGAGGCCGGTGCCTTCCGGGTGTGTGGTGCGGTGGACCTGGCCGAAGACGGAGAGCGCCACGGGGATGTCGTCCTCGCTCATGCCGATGCCGCTATCTTCCACGGTGATGACCGGTTCATGGCGGGAATTGACGTGGTAGCGCACACGGATGTGGCCCTGGTCGGTGAATTTGACGGCATTGGTGAGCAGGTTGAGCAGGAGCTGGCGGATCTTGCGGGAATCGCCGTAGAAATCAGGGCCGGATTCGGGCAGATCCAGCTGAATGTCGAGCCCCTTGCCACGGGCGCGGGGCTCGATCATGCGGACGCATTCCTGGATGTTGCGGCCCAGGTCGAACCAGGTTTCGGTGATCTCCATCTTGCCGGCTTCGGTTTTGGAAAATTCCAGGATGTCGTTGATGAGTTGAAGCAAATGGTTGCCGCAAAGGTGGATGTCGTGCACACGCTCTTTCTGCTTGGGCGAAAGTTTGCCGAAATAGCCCGCATCCATCATTTCCGAGAATCCGATGATGGCATTGAGCGGGGTGCGGAGCTCGTGGCTCATGTTAGCCAGAAAGTCCGACTTGGCCTGGCTGGCCATGAGGGCATTGGCCTCTGATTCCTCCACGCGGCGGATCTGGCTGACCATGGTCCAGGCGAAATAGGACAGCACCGCGCCGAAAATGGCGAACATGGCAAGAAAGCCGATATCCTTGCGGCGGTCGTTGCGCCACTGGCGAAGGTAGTCCCGCTCATCCAGCACCACGTTCACCCAAAGCGGGGTGGTGCGCAGCTCACGCATGGCGAGCAGTTTTTCGTTGCCGTTATATTGCTCGGTCAGCAGCTGCATGATACCGGGCTTGGCGGCATTCATGCGGCGACGGACCTGGTCGATCATGTACACATCCTCCTCCTCATCCGCACTGCCGGAAACGACCAGCTCCGCCCGGGGGGAGACAATGCTCAGGTAATTCCAGTGCGAGGGCTCAATGGAGCGGAAAAACTGGATGAAATAGTCAGGATCGATGGCGGCGAAGACGATGCCGCCCACCTCCCCGTTCATGCGGTACAGCACGCGCACGAGCAGGATGAGGGATTTGGATTTGTCCGTTGCAGGAGGCTGGTAGAGGAACACGTCCTTTTCGCCCCGGGCGCCATCGACCATGGATTTGAAAAAATCCTCCTTCCGTACATCCACCCCGACGGGGAAGAGGTCCTTACCCTGGGTGCGGGTGGCTTCAAGCACGATTTTCCCATTCGTATCGGCCAGGTAAAGCCCATAAATCTGCGGGGTTTCCTTGACCCAGTTGACGAAGTTGTTCTCGATGTCGCTGAGCAGCTGATTACCGAAAAGCTCGTTAAAATAATGGCGCTCCGTGGCGCGGCGAAGGGTCATGTCCACAGCCAGAAAGGTGAGCTCCACATGGCTGACGACGGATTGGATGAGACGGGTGGCCTGCTCGCGCCCCATGGCTTCCGCCGCCTGGCGTGCGCGAAAGCCCTGATAGCCCACCGTGATGCAGAAAAACATGAGGATGGCCGCGCTGAAGGCCATCATTCCCCAGGCGCGCAGGCTGGTGGCCTCCTGGCGGTCTTTATGGGTGATGATGTGGCTGACGTTGGTTCCCATGCCACCGCATCATTGACAAAAATAATTAAAATACTGAAAATTCTTCACGTTTACACCCTGTTTTCATATGGATAGCCTACTACCGGGCTTCCGGCTGGGCATCTCTTTCGTTTTTTTATAAATCAACCAGTTAACCTGCCAGTATGACAATTTTGCGATGGCCCATTGCCAAGGCCGCGCAAGCCGCCCATAATGCATCGTTAAGCAATAAGATGGGCATATGATTGGGAAGCTTCGCGGGAAAATAGACCATATTGGCGACGACCATCTGCTGCTGGACGTCAACGGCGTGGGCTATGTGGTGCATGGGTCGCAGAAACTCCTGTCCAAGGCTGCGTATGGCGAGGCCATGGCCGTACTGATCGACACCCAGGTGCGGGAGGATGCCATTACGCTGTACGGGTTTGCCGATGCGGCGGAGCAGCAGTGGTTTAGGCTGCTGACGCAGGTTCAGGGGGTGGGATCCAAGGTTGGGCTGGCGATTCTTTCCACGCTTTCGGCCAATGACCTGTCGCTTGCCATCGGCAGCGGGGATGCGCGGATGATGCAGCGTGTGAGCGGGGTTGGGCCCAAACTGGCACTGCGTATTGTGACGGAATTGAAGGATAAGGCAGCGTTGGCCAAGGTCAGCGCGGAGCCCTTCATTGCGCCCGCTGCGGCGAAAGGCGCTGAAAAGGCCCCTGCCCCGGCTGTGGCGGATATCAGTGAAGATGCCATCGCCGCGCTGGGCAGCCTGGGTTACGGGCGCTCGGAGGCCTTTCAGGCCGTGGCACGGGCGATGAAGGCGCAGCCGGAGATTGCGAGCCTTCAGCAACTCATTCCCGCCGCGCTGAAAGAGTTGAGCAGCCAGCATGCATGATTCGCTGCATAACACACTGATTGAGGCCGAGCAGCAGCCGGGCGACCTGCAGGGCGAAAGCAGCCTGCGGCCGGATATGCTGGCGGATTTCACCGGCCAGGCGCAGGCGTGCAAGAACCTGAAGATTTTCATTGATGCCGCTAGGGCGCGCGGCGAATCGCTGGACCATGTGCTGTTTTACGGCCCGCCGGGACTGGGCAAGACCACCCTTTCGCAGATCATCTCGCGCGAGATGGGGGTGGGGTTTCATACGACATCGGGGCCGATCCTTACCAAGCCGGGCGATCTGGCCGCATTGCTAACGAATCTTCAGGCAGGCGATGTGCTGTTCATCGACGAGATTCATCGCCTGAATGCGGCGGTAGAGGAAGTGCTCTATCCGGCGATGGAGGATTACAAGCTCGATATCATGATCGGGCAAGGCCCGGCGGCGCGGAGCGTGCGCATTGATTTGCCAAAATTCACGCTGGTGGGGGCGACGACGCGGCTTGGGCTGCTGGCCAACCCGCTGCGCGACCGGTTTGGCATTCCCTTGAAGCTGCAGTTTTACAGCGTGGATGAACTGAAGACGGTGATCACACGCGGCGCGCGGATTTTGAATGTGCCGATTGAAGATGAAGGCGCGGAA includes:
- a CDS encoding MFS transporter — encoded protein: MSLRMPKAPARLPKNQLLFYGFIGLPLAMGGLPLFMHIPPLFTGHYGISMGSIATVLIAIRMLDAVADPFIGHFSDRYGSTLPRQRRLVAIGSIGLALGLWGFSVPLPMEHATACFAFLLAFCALSYSLTMINTLALGACLSRGYEEQNRISAWREGFSLLGVLLASTLPMVLAEKGDHLGTMGWFALLCSVGTVAALILLSRLAPDHHYIKERMHSAAGAWKAMFAPLRESHMRWILAVALSNAIAVCVPLTLAIYYIQDVIQAYEYNGAFVGVYFLTGAVCMPFWLKRSRRLGKKRSWMAAMAVSACSFAFAAFLKAGDEGLFLVVCVLSGIGLGADLVFGPSMMGDVIHEMKDHQQPGLVFGLWNFMNKSALTLAAAIALPLLALAGYTPAQASPPEAIRALACAYALLPLLFKAIAFVLLWKSPLDGQFRQEP
- the ruvB gene encoding Holliday junction branch migration DNA helicase RuvB — its product is MHDSLHNTLIEAEQQPGDLQGESSLRPDMLADFTGQAQACKNLKIFIDAARARGESLDHVLFYGPPGLGKTTLSQIISREMGVGFHTTSGPILTKPGDLAALLTNLQAGDVLFIDEIHRLNAAVEEVLYPAMEDYKLDIMIGQGPAARSVRIDLPKFTLVGATTRLGLLANPLRDRFGIPLKLQFYSVDELKTVITRGARILNVPIEDEGAEEIAKRARGTPRIAVRLLKRVRDFTHAHGTDSITRALADLALSALDVDHQGLDAADRRYMNIMAEFYGGGPVGVETLAAALAEERDSLEETIEPYLLQIGYIQRTPRGRMLTAPGYHHIGLTPPAAPSVPQLSLLEDSE
- a CDS encoding Trm112 family protein, whose product is MAKTAGSEHKVDPKLLEVLVCPLTKQPLEYDAKKQELVSPSAKLAYPIRDGIPIMLVDEARKLA
- the ruvA gene encoding Holliday junction branch migration protein RuvA, coding for MIGKLRGKIDHIGDDHLLLDVNGVGYVVHGSQKLLSKAAYGEAMAVLIDTQVREDAITLYGFADAAEQQWFRLLTQVQGVGSKVGLAILSTLSANDLSLAIGSGDARMMQRVSGVGPKLALRIVTELKDKAALAKVSAEPFIAPAAAKGAEKAPAPAVADISEDAIAALGSLGYGRSEAFQAVARAMKAQPEIASLQQLIPAALKELSSQHA